The following proteins are co-located in the Primulina tabacum isolate GXHZ01 chromosome 11, ASM2559414v2, whole genome shotgun sequence genome:
- the LOC142519147 gene encoding protein AAL-toxin resistant 7-like: MRGKSSPKSKNGVVEVDNLENLKEPHLSGAYIRTLVKELTSSRTKDSLNNKVVENSEGEGVSSNQNSAGIGDGFSNHKQEKSPQQHKKQVRRRLHTSRPYQERLLNMAEARREIVAALKFHRAAMKQANEKQHKQQFGSGPETPPLGPLSKQLSLEREAKLVSRRNPRIYASNSSTSSNFPIKNLGHLSYSQVLCSPYSWPVSAIASPLLLQENLNFVLPSQTLGLNLNLQDFNLLETPCNGISKTSSVYSSSSASTSSSPATEEIPSMAVPPSVVAGEVTEYGDSGLHPAMDDKEMAEIRSIGEQYQMEWNDTMNLVTSAWWLKFLKESKPDDEVMEYPAWLNANESCLHDLNDCCSDEYLQDPALPCMDIEEIEGMDDDWLS; encoded by the coding sequence ATGAGGGGAAAATCTTCTCCAAAATCGAAAAATGGAGTCGTGGAAGTAgataatcttgaaaatttgaaagaaccCCATCTGTCAGGTGCTTACATTCGTACCCTTGTTAAGGAATTAACCTCTTCAAGAACCAAAGATTCATTGAATAATAAGGTGGTTGAGAATTCAGAGGGAGAAGGGGTTTCCAGCAACCAAAATTCTGCTGGAATTGGTGATGGATTCTCTAATcataaacaagaaaaatctCCACAACAGCATAAAAAACAAGTGAGGAGAAGGCTTCACACAAGCAGGCCTTACCAAGAAAGGCTGCTAAATATGGCTGAAGCCCGAAGAGAAATCGTTGCCGCTCTTAAATTCCATAGAGCGGCAATGAAACAAGCAAATGAAAAACAACATAAGCAACAGTTCGGATCAGGGCCTGAAACGCCGCCATTGGGGCCCTTATCTAAGCAACTTTCTTTAGAAAGGGAGGCCAAATTAGTGTCTAGGAGGAATCCTAGAATTTATGCTTCAAATTCTTCTACTTCCAGCAattttccgatcaagaatctagGCCATTTATCTTACTCACAAGTCTTGTGTTCCCCTTATTCTTGGCCTGTTTCGGCAATTGCATCTCCATtacttcttcaagaaaatctgaATTTTGTCCTACCAAGCCAAACGCTAGGTCTCAACCTCAATCTTCAAGATTTCAACCTTTTGGAGACCCCTTGTAATGGTATAAGCAAAACTTCATCAGTTTACTCCTCTTCTTCCGCATCAACCTCTTCTTCCCCTGCCACCGAGGAAATTCCAAGCATGGCGGTGCCACCTTCTGTGGTTGCGGGTGAGGTGACCGAATATGGTGATTCTGGCTTGCATCCAGCTATGGATGACAAGGAGATGGCAGAGATCAGATCGATTGGGGAGCAGTACCAGATGGAATGGAATGATACTATGAATTTGGTGACTTCTGCTTGGTGGCTCAAGTTCTTGAAGGAAAGTAAGCCAGATGATGAAGTTATGGAATATCCTGCCTGGCTGAATGCAAACGAGAGCTGCTTGCACGATCTGAACGATTGTTGCTCAGATGAATACTTGCAAGATCCTGCTTTGCCATG